The Nitrospira tepida genome includes a window with the following:
- a CDS encoding VOC family protein, whose protein sequence is MIGKIFVNLPVRDLDKSMTFFKAIGFSFNPQFTDKTAACMVMSDDIYAMLLTHPKIKQFTKKQVADAHETTEVLTALSVESKAKVHEMADAATRAGGKEAREPQDYGFMFGRSFEDPDGHIWEVFWMDPAHVQKG, encoded by the coding sequence ATGATCGGCAAAATCTTCGTGAATCTTCCCGTAAGGGATCTGGACAAATCGATGACGTTCTTCAAAGCGATCGGCTTCTCGTTCAATCCGCAATTCACGGACAAGACCGCAGCCTGCATGGTCATGAGCGACGATATCTACGCCATGTTGCTGACCCATCCAAAAATCAAGCAGTTCACCAAGAAACAGGTCGCCGATGCTCACGAGACCACCGAGGTCCTGACCGCCCTTTCGGTCGAAAGCAAGGCAAAGGTTCACGAGATGGCCGATGCCGCGACCCGGGCCGGCGGGAAGGAGGCGCGCGAGCCCCAGGATTACGGGTTCATGTTCGGGCGGAGCTTCGAGGACCCCGACGGGCATATCTGGGAAGTCTTCTGGATGGACCCGGCCCACGTGCAGAAGGGATAA
- a CDS encoding VOC family protein: MAITLNHTIVPARDKDASARFFADIFGLKYEGSSGYFAPVRVNETLTLDFDDDVEGFDIHHYAFHVSDEEFDAIFSRIQQAGLAYGSEPWNLENRKLNNWNGGRGVYFRDPNGHILELLTRVPSGG, from the coding sequence ATGGCCATCACGTTGAATCATACGATCGTGCCGGCGCGCGATAAAGACGCTTCGGCCCGCTTCTTCGCGGATATCTTTGGATTGAAGTATGAAGGGTCGAGTGGATACTTCGCGCCGGTGCGGGTCAACGAGACCTTAACCCTGGATTTCGACGACGATGTCGAGGGGTTCGACATCCACCACTATGCCTTCCACGTGAGCGATGAAGAGTTCGACGCCATTTTCAGCCGGATCCAACAGGCGGGGCTGGCCTACGGCAGCGAACCGTGGAATCTGGAGAATCGAAAGCTGAACAACTGGAACGGCGGCCGGGGCGTCTACTTCCGCGATCCCAACGGACATATCCTCGAATTGCTGACGCGCGTTCCCAGCGGGGGCTGA
- a CDS encoding nucleoside hydrolase, which yields MTRKVFTSRAIGTILALLAVSTVAVVALIHQPQEVQLVTFLLPLLAVWYLRSKGWSDARLSWQLPLAGYASTFAIGAGLSLSNQDLRTDVELVGASAFAVVTVLGIAHLYKGVRALPGEQPPQWKKDAAAGLVCTLLLVWAVSSLAYASYEAKHHAIPVSAISGQQSAGTPQTAKPASVWIDTDPACGAGTTVDVDDCWALLAAVRSPELAIRGISTVFGNQDGRRVHRVIEEVLARLAGGQPADAAPFQLHAGSSVRGGSAWRPTPASQALAAALEREPLTILALGPLTNIATLLRHRPDLTERIERIVLVGGKRPGQLFHPGHQWWFHFGDFNIAQDPDAARIVLYSGAPVTLVPFDLATKLVVTEADLERLREGDGAAKWLSEVSQPWLSFWNTMLGKPGFHPFDVLAVAYAAMPEHFRCRRIPARIGFNLFLEPFGMGRDLEVAKGLHGPLVTDCYDLDREVKDVVLTRILGESYAAFDVSRAM from the coding sequence ATGACACGAAAGGTCTTCACGTCACGTGCCATCGGAACGATCCTTGCCCTGCTGGCCGTCTCCACGGTTGCGGTCGTGGCGCTGATCCATCAACCGCAGGAGGTCCAACTGGTCACCTTCCTCTTGCCGCTGCTGGCCGTCTGGTACCTGCGCTCGAAAGGCTGGAGCGACGCTCGGTTGAGTTGGCAACTGCCACTTGCAGGGTACGCCTCGACCTTTGCGATTGGAGCGGGCCTGAGCCTATCCAATCAAGACCTGCGCACGGACGTGGAGCTGGTCGGAGCCTCGGCCTTTGCGGTCGTGACGGTTCTTGGGATCGCGCACCTGTACAAGGGCGTCCGTGCTCTTCCCGGAGAACAGCCGCCGCAGTGGAAGAAGGATGCCGCCGCCGGCCTGGTCTGTACCCTGCTGTTGGTCTGGGCAGTATCCTCGTTAGCCTATGCCTCTTACGAGGCCAAGCATCATGCCATACCGGTCAGCGCGATCTCGGGACAGCAATCCGCGGGCACTCCGCAGACGGCCAAGCCGGCGTCGGTCTGGATCGACACCGATCCTGCGTGCGGCGCCGGCACGACCGTCGATGTCGACGACTGTTGGGCGTTGCTGGCCGCCGTCCGTTCCCCGGAGCTGGCCATTCGCGGGATCAGCACGGTCTTCGGCAATCAGGACGGTCGCCGGGTCCACCGCGTGATTGAAGAGGTCCTGGCTCGCCTGGCTGGTGGACAACCGGCGGACGCCGCTCCATTCCAACTGCACGCGGGCAGCTCGGTCAGGGGTGGATCGGCCTGGCGCCCGACGCCGGCCTCGCAGGCATTGGCCGCAGCCCTGGAGCGGGAACCCTTGACCATCCTCGCCCTGGGACCCCTGACGAATATCGCGACGCTTCTCAGGCATCGCCCGGATCTCACGGAGCGGATCGAGCGGATTGTCCTCGTGGGAGGCAAGCGTCCCGGCCAACTCTTTCATCCCGGCCATCAATGGTGGTTCCACTTCGGCGACTTCAACATTGCCCAAGATCCTGACGCGGCCCGGATTGTGCTGTACTCCGGAGCGCCCGTCACGCTCGTGCCCTTCGACCTAGCCACGAAGTTGGTCGTCACCGAAGCCGATCTCGAACGCCTGCGCGAGGGCGATGGGGCCGCCAAATGGCTGAGCGAGGTCAGTCAGCCGTGGCTCTCGTTCTGGAACACGATGTTGGGGAAGCCGGGGTTTCATCCCTTCGACGTGTTGGCCGTGGCCTACGCCGCCATGCCTGAACACTTTCGCTGTCGGCGGATTCCGGCGCGGATCGGCTTCAACCTCTTCCTGGAGCCGTTCGGGATGGGACGTGATCTGGAAGTGGCCAAGGGCCTCCATGGTCCGCTCGTGACCGATTGCTACGATCTGGACCGCGAAGTCAAGGATGTGGTGCTCACCAGAATTCTTGGAGAGTCCTACGCCGCCTTCGACGTGAGCCGGGCCATGTAA
- a CDS encoding DUF1579 domain-containing protein has translation MRRTLITLTCLCLVMAGSLAAAKEKKPSKQMDQQAMMELYQKLAMPGEPHKLLASLAGSWTTQTKEWMEPGKPPTEATGTADMKMVLDGRFLQQEYNSTMMGQPYTGIGVTAYDNLRKKYVSTWIDSMGTGIFVMEGTACPDSKTITLKGSHPEPDGGQMTHRAVWKIVDDNTQTFDMYGTHGHGKEMKMMEITYTRKQS, from the coding sequence ATGCGACGCACACTCATCACCCTCACCTGTCTCTGTCTTGTCATGGCCGGATCGCTCGCGGCGGCAAAAGAAAAGAAACCCTCAAAGCAGATGGACCAGCAGGCGATGATGGAGCTCTATCAGAAGCTCGCCATGCCGGGCGAGCCGCACAAGTTGCTGGCGAGCCTGGCCGGGAGCTGGACGACCCAGACGAAAGAATGGATGGAGCCGGGCAAGCCCCCCACGGAAGCGACCGGCACGGCGGACATGAAGATGGTGCTGGATGGCCGCTTTCTCCAGCAGGAATACAACAGCACCATGATGGGCCAGCCTTATACCGGCATCGGGGTCACCGCCTACGACAACCTGCGCAAGAAGTACGTCTCGACCTGGATCGACAGCATGGGCACGGGGATCTTTGTGATGGAAGGCACGGCCTGCCCCGACAGCAAGACGATCACGCTTAAAGGATCGCACCCTGAGCCGGACGGGGGACAGATGACGCATCGCGCGGTCTGGAAGATTGTGGACGACAATACCCAGACCTTTGACATGTACGGGACGCATGGACACGGGAAGGAAATGAAGATGATGGAGATCACCTACACACGCAAGCAAAGCTGA
- a CDS encoding DUF2214 family protein, translating to MTTAAVMAFLHHVAAFTLVGALMAELALFGAALDLRQARRVQRVDAAYGMSAGVLLVAGLLRVLYFEKGASYYFHNAFFLAKAALFLLVALLSLYPTLLFLSWNKQLKAGGLPRLEEAQVRRVRAVMLVELAGVVGIVFCASLMARGSGMIE from the coding sequence ATGACCACAGCAGCAGTGATGGCCTTTCTTCACCATGTCGCGGCGTTCACGCTCGTGGGCGCACTGATGGCGGAACTCGCGCTGTTCGGAGCCGCTCTCGACCTCAGGCAAGCGCGGAGGGTGCAGCGTGTTGATGCGGCTTACGGAATGTCGGCGGGCGTCTTGTTGGTGGCCGGCCTGCTGCGGGTGTTGTACTTCGAGAAGGGCGCCTCATACTATTTTCATAATGCGTTCTTCCTCGCGAAGGCGGCGCTCTTCCTCCTCGTCGCGCTGCTCTCGCTCTATCCGACCCTGCTGTTTCTGTCGTGGAACAAACAGCTCAAGGCAGGCGGCCTGCCTCGCCTTGAAGAGGCTCAGGTGCGACGAGTGCGCGCGGTCATGCTGGTGGAGTTGGCAGGAGTCGTCGGAATCGTGTTCTGTGCCTCGCTCATGGCGCGTGGGAGCGGCATGATCGAATGA
- a CDS encoding PIG-L deacetylase family protein: MSRQILIVSAHPDDMEIGMGGTVAKLVEERAEITSLVVTDGGRASNPFGWTEQRMADVRRTEALRAAEVLGVTEVIFCDQPDAADEVDEVAVRRKLVAVMTRLKPIEVYTLHEELDRHPGHRQAGRLVRESAAESDLMPSGGVWAYEVWGPFARWDRLEYIDVYVEKKRLAIAEHRSQVATIPYGDGVLGLNRWRAVFADPMAETPAGTYAEVFLRVAIGR, encoded by the coding sequence ATGAGTCGCCAGATCCTCATTGTCAGCGCGCACCCCGATGACATGGAAATCGGTATGGGAGGAACCGTCGCCAAACTGGTTGAGGAGCGCGCTGAGATTACCTCTCTTGTCGTGACAGATGGCGGCCGGGCCTCGAACCCCTTCGGCTGGACGGAACAACGAATGGCTGACGTGCGGCGGACTGAAGCCCTGCGGGCCGCAGAGGTCTTGGGTGTAACGGAGGTCATCTTCTGTGACCAGCCGGACGCGGCGGACGAGGTTGATGAAGTGGCAGTCAGGCGGAAGCTCGTCGCGGTCATGACTCGCCTCAAGCCCATCGAGGTCTACACGCTTCACGAAGAACTCGATCGACATCCGGGCCACCGCCAGGCGGGCCGGCTGGTGCGGGAAAGTGCCGCTGAATCGGATCTCATGCCGAGCGGAGGGGTGTGGGCCTATGAAGTCTGGGGTCCGTTCGCCAGGTGGGATCGCCTGGAGTACATCGATGTCTATGTGGAGAAAAAGAGGCTGGCCATCGCGGAACATCGCAGTCAGGTGGCAACGATCCCTTACGGGGACGGGGTGTTGGGATTGAACCGTTGGCGCGCCGTGTTTGCCGATCCCATGGCCGAAACCCCAGCCGGCACCTATGCGGAAGTATTCCTTCGTGTGGCCATCGGGCGATAG
- a CDS encoding type II toxin-antitoxin system HicA family toxin has translation MSRWPSTQASRVLPALLCIGWQIKRTTGSHKVPQRTGWPDVVFAFHDRDEIGPRMLARISKVTGLMPDDL, from the coding sequence ATGAGCCGCTGGCCTTCAACACAAGCCTCCCGGGTTCTCCCCGCACTTCTCTGCATCGGTTGGCAAATCAAACGGACGACTGGTTCCCACAAAGTCCCCCAACGGACCGGCTGGCCCGATGTCGTCTTCGCATTTCACGACCGGGACGAAATCGGGCCGCGCATGCTGGCGCGTATATCCAAGGTGACGGGGCTCATGCCGGATGATCTTTGA
- a CDS encoding type II toxin-antitoxin system HicB family antitoxin yields the protein MNNAGWGHLFLRKAMAKVTQLKIELEQEEDGRWIGEVPTLPGVMAYGQTRAAALAAVQALALRAMADRLEHNEAVPEELLNVSFIAA from the coding sequence ATGAATAATGCGGGCTGGGGTCATCTATTTTTGAGGAAAGCCATGGCGAAGGTGACACAGCTCAAGATTGAGTTGGAACAGGAAGAAGATGGCCGATGGATTGGTGAAGTGCCGACGTTGCCTGGTGTGATGGCTTATGGCCAGACACGAGCTGCTGCGCTCGCCGCAGTTCAAGCCTTGGCCCTTCGCGCGATGGCCGATCGTCTCGAACACAACGAAGCGGTACCTGAGGAACTGCTGAACGTCTCCTTCATTGCGGCATGA
- a CDS encoding YqgE/AlgH family protein, with the protein MASVLLAGCLAVLETIPAVAGTEFSPSSVAKGVLLVASPMLNDTNFHQTVVLILEHGPEGTLGLVLNRATNVLLSEALPEVTVLKGTSYRLFAGGPVEPTRLLLLFRVKEPPADARPVFDGVYVGGTTAVLEQIITQGKPTETFRVFAGSAGWAPGQLAFEMLQGAWATLQPGSVDIFERDPATFWQDCLSRLQAPRVISN; encoded by the coding sequence ATGGCGAGTGTCCTGCTCGCGGGATGCTTGGCCGTCCTGGAGACGATTCCGGCTGTGGCGGGGACCGAGTTCTCGCCGTCGTCGGTCGCGAAGGGCGTGCTGCTCGTCGCCAGCCCAATGCTGAACGATACGAACTTTCATCAAACTGTCGTGCTCATCCTGGAGCACGGGCCCGAGGGAACGCTAGGGCTCGTGCTGAATCGCGCCACGAACGTCCTCCTGTCCGAGGCGTTGCCAGAGGTCACCGTGCTCAAGGGGACCAGCTACCGGCTGTTTGCAGGCGGGCCGGTCGAGCCAACCCGCCTGCTCCTGCTGTTCCGCGTCAAAGAGCCTCCGGCGGACGCGCGACCGGTTTTCGACGGGGTCTATGTGGGAGGCACCACGGCGGTCCTGGAACAGATCATCACGCAGGGTAAACCGACCGAAACCTTCCGGGTATTTGCCGGTTCTGCCGGGTGGGCTCCGGGACAACTGGCATTTGAAATGCTCCAGGGGGCCTGGGCCACGCTGCAGCCTGGTTCGGTCGACATCTTCGAGAGGGACCCGGCCACATTCTGGCAGGACTGTCTCAGTCGCCTCCAAGCGCCCAGGGTGATCTCCAATTAG
- a CDS encoding type II toxin-antitoxin system Phd/YefM family antitoxin produces MKKATVQDLRRHTDKFVTQAQNDRVVITRQGKPAAVLVGVSKQDWESVVLQTDPKFWKLIHARRKQSTRSLSQVKAGLRRRK; encoded by the coding sequence ATGAAGAAGGCCACAGTCCAAGACCTGCGGAGACACACCGACAAGTTCGTTACTCAGGCGCAAAATGACCGAGTGGTCATTACGCGCCAAGGCAAGCCAGCCGCAGTGCTAGTGGGAGTGAGCAAACAAGATTGGGAATCAGTCGTTCTTCAGACCGACCCCAAGTTCTGGAAACTCATTCATGCTCGCCGGAAGCAGTCCACACGTTCGCTGAGCCAAGTCAAAGCAGGTCTCCGCCGGCGCAAGTAA
- a CDS encoding type II toxin-antitoxin system RelE family toxin has product MYDIRLAKGAEQDLKRLSAFHRNTIIDAIERSLANEPARVSRNRKILMGLIPPWTAEPPIWELRVGDYRVFYDVAAEERVVYIRAIRKKPSGRTTEDIL; this is encoded by the coding sequence GTGTACGACATTCGATTGGCCAAGGGCGCGGAACAAGATCTCAAGAGACTATCGGCCTTCCATCGGAACACGATCATCGACGCCATAGAACGCAGTCTCGCGAATGAACCGGCTCGGGTTTCTCGTAATCGAAAGATCTTGATGGGACTGATCCCACCGTGGACGGCCGAGCCACCAATCTGGGAGCTTAGGGTCGGCGATTACCGAGTGTTTTACGACGTGGCAGCAGAAGAGCGAGTGGTGTATATTCGAGCCATTCGGAAGAAGCCATCTGGCCGAACAACGGAAGACATCCTATGA
- a CDS encoding VOC family protein: protein MPRRFDHVDLRVHSLAEARPFYETLLPALGFTRRVEIEGWLQYEAEGTDGATEFVGVTESPQHVANECRIAFRAESMREVERLAAIAIQAGARQVEGPLYEEASYYAVFFQDPSGNRLEICYRTREENL, encoded by the coding sequence ATGCCACGGCGTTTCGATCACGTTGACCTCCGCGTGCACAGCCTGGCCGAGGCGCGGCCGTTTTATGAGACGCTCCTGCCCGCGCTTGGGTTCACGCGCAGGGTCGAAATCGAGGGATGGCTCCAATATGAGGCGGAGGGAACGGATGGCGCGACCGAGTTCGTCGGCGTGACGGAGTCGCCGCAGCACGTGGCGAACGAATGCAGGATCGCGTTCCGGGCCGAGAGCATGCGCGAGGTCGAGCGGCTAGCCGCGATTGCGATTCAGGCCGGCGCGCGACAGGTCGAGGGGCCGCTGTACGAAGAGGCGTCCTACTACGCCGTCTTTTTCCAGGACCCCAGCGGGAATCGCCTGGAAATCTGTTATCGCACCCGCGAAGAGAATCTGTGA
- a CDS encoding OsmC family protein translates to MSEHKVTLEWKRESESFSYESYNRDHVLVFEGGVRVPASAAPAYRGNPAHVNPEEALVGALSSCHMLTFLALASKKQFIVDAYRDQAVGFLEKNAKGKLAVTRVILSPQVVFGGTNPPTAEQIVSLHERAHAECFIANSVLTEVTVLAE, encoded by the coding sequence ATGTCTGAACACAAGGTCACGCTAGAATGGAAGAGAGAATCGGAGAGTTTCTCGTACGAGTCCTATAATCGAGACCATGTGTTGGTATTTGAAGGTGGTGTTCGAGTTCCGGCATCAGCCGCACCAGCCTATCGTGGGAATCCCGCTCACGTGAATCCTGAAGAAGCCCTCGTCGGGGCCTTGTCGAGTTGTCATATGCTGACCTTCTTGGCGCTCGCTTCGAAGAAACAGTTTATCGTTGATGCCTACCGTGATCAGGCTGTTGGGTTTCTGGAAAAGAACGCAAAGGGCAAGCTGGCGGTCACGCGTGTCATCTTGAGTCCTCAGGTCGTATTCGGCGGGACGAATCCCCCAACCGCTGAGCAAATCGTGTCCCTCCATGAACGAGCCCATGCCGAATGCTTCATTGCCAACTCGGTGCTCACGGAGGTGACGGTCTTAGCAGAGTGA
- a CDS encoding RNA polymerase sigma factor — MSDVVEAVYRSESRQVLATLIRLLGDFDTAEEALHEAFAAAVEQWARDGLPANPRAWLVSTGRFKAIDGLRRRARFDASLSELAKQLETSTDDAAEWDDEHVEDDRLRLIFTCCHPALPPESQVAMTLREVCGLTTEEIARAFLTKPATIAQRIVRAKAKIRDARIPYVVPSERDLPDRLEAVLRVVYLVFNEGYSASSGGSLTRHDLSGEAIRLGRVLIALLPEPEAMGLLAMMLLQDSRCAARTSPTGDLILLEEQDRSLWNREQIAEGVSLVERALSAPRIGPYSIQAAIAAVHAQAPSAAATDWAQIVGLYDLLMQAEPSPVIELNRAVAVAMRDGPSAGLAIIDAVLARGDLANYHLAHSARADLCRRLEKTADARAAYERALSLTQQEPERRFLQRRLSELKD, encoded by the coding sequence ATGAGCGACGTGGTGGAGGCGGTTTATCGCTCGGAGTCGCGCCAGGTGCTCGCAACGTTGATCCGATTACTCGGCGATTTTGACACGGCCGAGGAGGCGCTGCACGAGGCCTTCGCCGCGGCCGTGGAACAATGGGCGCGGGACGGCCTGCCGGCCAATCCCCGCGCCTGGCTGGTCTCGACCGGCCGCTTCAAGGCGATCGACGGTCTGCGCCGGCGGGCTCGATTCGATGCCTCGCTGTCGGAACTGGCAAAACAACTGGAAACCAGCACCGATGACGCCGCCGAATGGGACGACGAGCACGTCGAAGACGACCGGCTGCGGTTGATCTTTACCTGTTGCCACCCGGCCCTGCCGCCGGAGTCCCAAGTGGCCATGACCTTGCGGGAGGTCTGCGGCCTCACGACCGAAGAGATCGCCCGGGCCTTTCTCACGAAGCCGGCCACGATCGCCCAGCGGATCGTGCGGGCCAAGGCCAAGATCCGAGACGCGCGCATTCCGTACGTCGTGCCGTCGGAGCGCGATCTCCCGGACCGGCTGGAGGCGGTGCTCCGGGTCGTCTACCTGGTGTTCAACGAGGGGTACAGCGCGTCGTCGGGCGGGTCGCTCACGCGGCACGATCTGTCGGGCGAGGCGATCCGCCTGGGACGGGTGCTGATTGCTTTGCTCCCGGAGCCGGAAGCGATGGGCCTTCTGGCGATGATGTTGCTGCAGGATTCCCGGTGCGCGGCACGCACCTCTCCGACGGGCGACCTGATTCTGCTGGAGGAGCAGGACCGCTCCCTGTGGAATCGCGAGCAGATTGCCGAAGGGGTCTCGCTGGTGGAACGGGCGCTGTCCGCTCCCCGCATCGGGCCCTACAGCATCCAAGCGGCGATCGCCGCGGTGCATGCCCAGGCCCCCAGCGCCGCTGCCACGGATTGGGCGCAGATCGTCGGCCTCTACGACCTGCTGATGCAGGCGGAACCGTCGCCGGTGATCGAGTTGAACCGGGCGGTCGCGGTGGCGATGCGCGACGGCCCCTCGGCCGGACTGGCCATCATCGACGCCGTCCTCGCGCGCGGCGATCTCGCGAACTATCACCTCGCGCATTCCGCGCGGGCGGATCTCTGCCGGCGGCTGGAGAAGACGGCGGACGCCAGAGCTGCTTACGAACGCGCCCTTTCGCTCACGCAGCAGGAACCGGAGCGGCGCTTTCTCCAGCGGCGGCTGAGCGAGCTAAAGGACTGA
- a CDS encoding AlkA N-terminal domain-containing protein: protein MTLDAATCYRALRARDARFDGRFFVAVSSTRIYCRPICTVKPPRPEHCRFYPSAAAAEVAGFRPCLRCRPELAPGNASVDATTRVAQAAASLIEDRTLEAEGLAAIAGRLGITDRHLRRAFSAEFGVSPIEFAQTQRLLLAKRLLTDTGLPVTEIAFASGFGSVRRFNALFKQRYRLQPAQLRRRLNGEAVHIGDVLNFELSFRPPYDWPAVSAFLGARAIAGVEMFEGTCYRRTARIASAGQDYFGWIEVGLSANKPALRVAVSASLALVLPPVLSRVKALMDLSCNPAEVAAALGRLASRRPGLRVPGAFDGFEVAVRAILGQQVAVAAARTLAGRFAAALGDPIETPFAALTIVFPTAARVADGDLMLLPNADLDATLERLRALQGVGEWTAQYIAMRALAWPDAYPHTDLGVMRALGERDARRVLEAGEAWRPWRAYAVMHLWNAMTQE from the coding sequence ATGACGCTCGATGCCGCTACCTGCTACCGGGCTCTGCGGGCGCGCGATGCGCGCTTCGACGGACGATTCTTCGTCGCCGTGTCGTCCACGCGCATCTACTGCCGTCCCATCTGCACGGTGAAGCCGCCGCGGCCCGAGCACTGCCGTTTCTATCCGAGCGCCGCCGCGGCTGAAGTGGCCGGCTTTCGGCCCTGCCTGCGCTGCCGGCCCGAGCTGGCGCCGGGCAATGCCAGCGTGGACGCGACGACGCGCGTGGCCCAGGCTGCGGCCAGCTTGATCGAAGACCGGACGCTCGAGGCTGAAGGGCTGGCGGCCATCGCGGGGCGCCTCGGCATTACCGACCGGCACTTGCGGCGCGCATTCAGCGCCGAGTTCGGCGTATCGCCGATCGAGTTTGCGCAAACCCAACGTCTGCTCCTTGCGAAGCGCCTGCTCACCGACACCGGCCTGCCGGTCACGGAAATTGCGTTCGCCAGCGGCTTCGGCAGCGTACGGCGCTTCAACGCCCTGTTCAAACAGCGCTATCGCCTGCAGCCTGCACAGTTGCGCCGGCGCCTGAACGGCGAGGCCGTACATATTGGCGACGTCTTGAACTTCGAACTGAGCTTCCGCCCACCCTATGATTGGCCGGCGGTCAGTGCGTTTCTTGGCGCGCGGGCGATTGCCGGCGTCGAGATGTTCGAGGGAACCTGCTACCGGCGGACGGCGCGCATAGCATCGGCGGGTCAGGATTACTTCGGGTGGATAGAGGTAGGGTTGTCGGCGAATAAGCCGGCATTGCGGGTCGCTGTGTCTGCGTCGCTCGCTTTGGTGCTGCCGCCGGTGCTCTCGCGGGTCAAGGCGCTCATGGACCTGTCCTGCAATCCGGCTGAGGTGGCGGCGGCGCTGGGCCGGTTGGCATCGCGCCGTCCCGGTCTGCGCGTCCCCGGAGCGTTCGACGGATTCGAAGTGGCGGTGCGCGCGATTCTTGGACAACAAGTCGCGGTGGCCGCGGCGCGGACGCTGGCTGGCCGCTTTGCGGCCGCGCTCGGCGATCCGATCGAGACGCCGTTTGCTGCGCTCACGATAGTATTTCCCACCGCGGCGCGCGTGGCCGACGGCGACCTCATGCTGCTGCCCAACGCCGATCTCGACGCCACGCTGGAGCGATTGCGCGCGCTGCAGGGCGTCGGCGAGTGGACGGCGCAGTACATCGCCATGCGGGCGCTCGCCTGGCCCGATGCGTATCCCCACACGGATCTCGGCGTGATGAGAGCGCTGGGCGAGAGGGATGCGCGCCGCGTCCTCGAAGCCGGTGAAGCCTGGCGGCCATGGCGCGCTTATGCCGTGATGCACCTCTGGAATGCAATGACACAGGAGTGA
- a CDS encoding methylated-DNA--[protein]-cysteine S-methyltransferase, translated as MSYYDYYHSPHGRMLLVADDRALTGVYFAGQKYQPRIERDWVRDGRHAPIRQVKHELEEYFAGKRRRFTVKVAPRGTPFQRAVWKAIAGVGFGRTIPYAELARRAGRPGSARAAGAATGRNPIGIIVPCHRIVGSNGALTGYAGGLAKKRALLALEGRAQL; from the coding sequence ATGTCCTACTACGACTACTATCACAGCCCCCACGGGCGCATGTTGCTGGTTGCCGACGATAGGGCGCTGACAGGCGTCTACTTCGCCGGGCAGAAGTATCAGCCGCGTATCGAACGGGATTGGGTGAGGGATGGGCGGCATGCGCCGATACGGCAGGTAAAGCATGAATTGGAGGAATATTTCGCCGGCAAGCGCAGACGCTTTACCGTCAAGGTCGCGCCGCGCGGCACGCCGTTCCAGCGCGCGGTGTGGAAGGCGATCGCCGGCGTCGGGTTCGGCAGGACCATTCCCTACGCGGAACTGGCGCGCCGCGCCGGCCGTCCGGGCAGTGCGCGCGCCGCTGGCGCGGCCACCGGCCGCAACCCGATCGGCATCATCGTCCCCTGTCACCGTATCGTCGGCTCGAACGGCGCGCTCACCGGCTACGCGGGCGGCTTGGCGAAAAAGCGCGCGCTCCTGGCGCTGGAAGGACGAGCCCAGCTCTAG
- a CDS encoding VOC family protein: MMKITEIAFTCYPVTDLSRARRFYEEVLGLKESRFFGTGDTGFVEYDIGPGTLAIGNMAPDWKPSPGGGSVGLEVEDFEAAVARLRSSGCTFRLEPLETPVCHMAVVSDPDGNSITIHRRKPG, from the coding sequence ATGATGAAAATTACAGAAATCGCCTTTACCTGCTATCCGGTCACGGACCTGAGCCGGGCTCGCCGGTTCTACGAAGAGGTGCTGGGATTGAAAGAATCCCGGTTCTTCGGGACAGGAGACACCGGGTTCGTCGAGTACGACATCGGGCCCGGCACGCTCGCGATCGGCAACATGGCTCCTGATTGGAAGCCTTCTCCCGGCGGCGGATCGGTCGGTCTCGAAGTGGAGGATTTCGAAGCCGCGGTCGCGCGCCTGCGGTCAAGCGGCTGCACGTTCCGCCTCGAGCCGTTGGAGACGCCGGTCTGCCACATGGCTGTCGTGTCCGATCCGGATGGCAATTCCATCACGATTCATCGGCGGAAACCCGGTTGA